A genomic stretch from Actinomadura rubteroloni includes:
- a CDS encoding acyl-CoA thioesterase — translation MTGDYPYWETVPTRWKDNDVYGHVNNVVHYSLMDTVINAWMIRTAGFDPLRSPSIAVCVESHCQYRAEVSFPDEIRVGLRVGKLGRSSVRWEIGMLRSDGTLIAEGHFVHVFVGRDDRRPRAIVDPVRAEMQKLVMS, via the coding sequence ATGACCGGCGATTACCCGTATTGGGAGACCGTCCCCACGCGGTGGAAGGACAACGACGTGTACGGGCACGTCAACAACGTCGTCCATTACTCGCTGATGGACACCGTCATCAACGCGTGGATGATCCGGACGGCGGGCTTCGACCCCCTGCGCTCGCCGTCGATCGCGGTGTGCGTGGAGTCGCACTGCCAGTACCGGGCCGAGGTGTCGTTCCCCGACGAGATCCGGGTCGGTCTGCGGGTCGGGAAGCTCGGACGGTCGAGCGTCCGCTGGGAGATCGGGATGCTCCGGTCGGACGGGACGCTCATCGCCGAGGGCCATTTCGTCCACGTCTTCGTGGGCCGGGACGACCGCCGTCCGAGAGCGATCGTGGACCCCGTCCGCGCCGAGATGCAGAAGCTGGTGATGTCATGA
- a CDS encoding zinc-binding dehydrogenase has protein sequence MTVTRAAVLVESGREAPYAKSRPLEVAELTLDPPGPGELLIRVGAAGLCHSDLSVINGSRVRPLPMALGHEAAGEVVEVGEGTDFAPGDHVVLAFVPACGACERCVGGRPALCGPGARANGAGTLLGGGRRFVAADGSRPHHHLGVSAFSEYTVVSAKSAVKVDDDLPHEIAALFGCAVLTGAGAAFYSAKVQPGDTVAVFGLGGVGLAALLAAKAAGAAEVVAVDVVDHKRYLAERLGATSTVAGGSEAVEAIRDLTGGGVEKVIDTTGVVAVLEQAYAATRPGGTTVTVGLPAPGVPLTLPALSLVAEERTLRGSYLGSCVPARDVPRFIGLYRSGLLPVDALLSHRLRLDDVNAGFDRLRSGEAVRQVVTF, from the coding sequence ATGACCGTGACGCGTGCGGCCGTCCTGGTGGAGTCCGGCCGCGAGGCCCCCTACGCGAAGTCCAGGCCGCTGGAGGTCGCCGAGCTGACGCTGGACCCGCCGGGGCCGGGCGAGCTGCTGATCCGGGTCGGCGCGGCGGGGCTGTGCCACTCGGACCTGTCGGTGATCAACGGCTCGCGGGTCCGGCCGCTGCCGATGGCGCTCGGGCACGAGGCGGCGGGCGAGGTCGTCGAGGTCGGCGAGGGGACGGACTTCGCGCCCGGCGACCACGTCGTGCTGGCGTTCGTCCCGGCGTGCGGGGCGTGCGAGCGGTGCGTCGGCGGACGTCCGGCGCTGTGCGGGCCGGGCGCGCGGGCCAACGGCGCGGGGACGCTGCTCGGCGGCGGCCGGCGGTTCGTCGCGGCGGACGGCTCGCGTCCGCACCACCACCTCGGCGTGTCGGCGTTCTCGGAGTACACGGTCGTGTCGGCGAAGTCGGCGGTGAAGGTGGACGACGACCTCCCGCACGAGATCGCCGCGCTGTTCGGCTGCGCCGTCCTGACGGGCGCGGGCGCCGCGTTCTACAGCGCGAAGGTGCAGCCGGGCGACACGGTCGCGGTGTTCGGGCTCGGCGGCGTCGGGCTCGCGGCGCTGCTGGCGGCCAAGGCGGCGGGCGCGGCCGAGGTCGTCGCGGTGGACGTCGTGGACCACAAGCGCTACCTGGCCGAACGGCTCGGCGCGACGAGCACGGTCGCGGGCGGTTCGGAGGCGGTCGAGGCGATCCGGGACCTGACGGGCGGCGGCGTCGAGAAGGTCATCGACACGACCGGCGTCGTCGCGGTGCTGGAGCAGGCGTACGCGGCGACCCGTCCGGGCGGGACGACCGTGACGGTCGGGCTGCCCGCGCCGGGCGTCCCCCTGACGCTGCCCGCGCTCAGTCTCGTCGCCGAGGAGCGGACCTTGCGCGGCAGCTACCTCGGGTCGTGCGTGCCCGCCCGCGACGTGCCGCGTTTCATCGGCCTGTACCGATCGGGCCTGCTGCCGGTGGACGCGCTGCTCTCGCACCGGCTGCGGCTGGACGACGTCAACGCGGGCTTCGACCGGCTGCGCAGCGGCGAGGCCGTCCGGCAGGTCGTCACGTTCTGA
- a CDS encoding amino acid permease: protein MGRLLRDITRRKPIDQISEDTGGRGLRRTLGLWQLTAIGVGGIIGAGIFSLAGAVANEKAGPAVLVSFLVAGIASAAAAFCYAEFAGLIPRAGSAYTYGYAVLGEFPGWAIGWDLLLEYTAIVSVVAIGISGYFDDLLGFLDVQLPLWMMGAPGTEPDGVASGSYKINLFAALLCLLIAYILNLGMKDAARFESALVYLKVAIVLLVIIVGAFHLHADNYTPFFPFGLSGAFTGAATVFFAVFGYDAMSTAAEESKDATRHMPKAILYSLAISMVLYVLACLVLTGMVDYRDINPNAAFSSAFESAGMKTVGAIIAVGAILGVLTVLFTFMMGAGRVWFAMSRDGLLPAWFAKTHPTRHAPTRITWILGVGSALIAAFLPIAEAAELTNIGILLAFIVVSIAVVVLRYRHPELPRQFKVPGMPVVPIIGVVFSAWLITFLQWQTWLRFAIWFVIGCVVYFGYGRRRSVLARTGDGEHEIRT from the coding sequence ATGGGCCGTCTGCTGCGGGACATCACCCGCCGCAAGCCGATCGACCAGATCAGCGAGGACACGGGGGGACGCGGACTGCGGCGCACCCTCGGCCTGTGGCAGCTCACCGCGATCGGCGTCGGCGGCATCATCGGCGCCGGGATCTTCTCGCTGGCGGGCGCGGTCGCCAACGAGAAGGCCGGGCCGGCCGTGCTCGTCTCGTTCCTGGTCGCGGGCATCGCGAGCGCCGCCGCCGCGTTCTGCTACGCCGAGTTCGCGGGCCTCATCCCGCGCGCCGGATCGGCCTACACCTACGGCTACGCGGTGCTCGGCGAGTTCCCCGGCTGGGCGATCGGCTGGGACCTCCTGCTGGAGTACACCGCGATCGTCTCCGTCGTCGCGATCGGCATATCGGGCTATTTCGACGACCTGCTCGGGTTCCTGGACGTCCAGCTCCCGCTGTGGATGATGGGCGCCCCCGGCACCGAACCCGACGGCGTCGCGTCCGGCAGCTACAAGATCAACCTGTTCGCGGCGCTGCTGTGCCTGCTCATCGCCTACATCCTCAACCTCGGGATGAAGGACGCCGCGCGGTTCGAGTCCGCGCTCGTCTACCTCAAGGTCGCGATCGTCCTGCTGGTGATCATCGTCGGGGCGTTCCACCTGCACGCGGACAACTACACGCCGTTCTTCCCGTTCGGGCTGTCGGGCGCGTTCACCGGGGCCGCGACGGTCTTCTTCGCGGTCTTCGGCTACGACGCGATGTCCACGGCGGCCGAGGAGTCCAAGGACGCGACGCGGCACATGCCGAAGGCCATCCTCTACTCGCTGGCGATCTCGATGGTGCTGTACGTGCTGGCGTGCCTCGTCCTCACCGGCATGGTCGACTACCGCGACATCAACCCGAACGCCGCGTTCTCGTCGGCGTTCGAGTCCGCCGGGATGAAGACGGTCGGCGCGATCATCGCGGTCGGCGCGATCCTCGGCGTGCTGACCGTCCTGTTCACGTTCATGATGGGCGCCGGACGGGTCTGGTTCGCGATGAGCCGCGACGGCCTGCTCCCCGCCTGGTTCGCCAAGACGCACCCCACCCGGCACGCGCCGACCCGCATCACGTGGATCCTCGGCGTCGGCTCGGCGCTCATCGCCGCGTTCCTGCCGATCGCCGAGGCCGCCGAGCTGACGAACATCGGGATCCTGCTGGCGTTCATCGTCGTCAGCATCGCGGTGGTCGTCCTGCGGTACCGGCACCCGGAGCTGCCGCGCCAGTTCAAGGTGCCGGGGATGCCGGTCGTGCCGATCATCGGCGTCGTGTTCTCCGCCTGGCTGATCACGTTCCTGCAGTGGCAGACGTGGCTGCGGTTCGCGATCTGGTTCGTCATCGGCTGCGTCGTGTACTTCGGCTACGGCCGCCGCCGGTCGGTGCTCGCGCGGACCGGCGACGGCGAGCACGAGATCAGAACGTGA
- a CDS encoding CU044_5270 family protein yields the protein MTDDLLRVLAQARPDELDAPVDPATRDAELARAMRGGPAPRRRRFRPAWGLAAAATAVVATAAFVALPDDPGPPPTATPSVPARLDARTVLLAAANTLTRRDAKPNHLAYWHTSMIQRTAFRVDGGYTFVQDQREDVWTPFDVHRRIVTETTILGARPATPEDERAWRRAGSPATVRFQTGTRKLKGGMLSTAPKPPQRSSSPLTDGDKVFWLGRNVSVADLLALPGDPAKLRASLLRWYDGHGTESSSTKMASDTWLFTVATSLVNGVMPVTPQVRAAAYRMLSALPSVRSLGAVRDPAGRSGVAIAFDERTPNGVLEHRLVIDAKTGNALAEVLVIRKPGGVNAVLPAGTTLSATTVLTSAWTDASPR from the coding sequence ATGACCGACGATCTGCTGCGCGTCCTCGCGCAGGCCCGCCCGGACGAGCTGGACGCCCCCGTCGACCCCGCCACCCGCGACGCCGAACTCGCGCGGGCGATGCGCGGCGGGCCCGCGCCCCGGCGGCGGCGGTTCCGCCCGGCATGGGGGCTGGCCGCCGCCGCGACGGCCGTCGTCGCGACCGCCGCGTTCGTGGCGCTGCCCGACGACCCAGGCCCGCCGCCCACCGCGACCCCGTCCGTCCCGGCGCGGCTGGACGCCAGGACCGTCCTGCTCGCCGCCGCGAACACGCTCACGCGGCGGGACGCGAAGCCGAATCACCTGGCCTACTGGCACACGTCGATGATCCAACGCACGGCGTTCCGCGTGGACGGCGGCTACACGTTCGTCCAGGACCAGCGCGAGGACGTCTGGACGCCCTTCGACGTCCACCGCAGGATCGTCACCGAGACGACCATCCTCGGCGCCCGTCCGGCCACGCCCGAGGACGAGCGGGCGTGGCGGCGCGCGGGCTCGCCCGCGACCGTCCGGTTCCAGACCGGGACCCGGAAGCTGAAGGGCGGCATGCTGTCCACCGCGCCGAAGCCGCCGCAGCGGTCGTCGTCCCCGCTGACCGACGGCGACAAGGTCTTCTGGCTCGGCCGCAACGTGAGCGTGGCCGATCTGCTCGCCCTGCCCGGCGACCCGGCGAAACTGCGCGCGTCCCTGCTGCGCTGGTACGACGGGCACGGCACCGAGTCGTCCAGCACGAAGATGGCGTCGGACACGTGGCTGTTCACCGTCGCGACCAGCCTCGTCAACGGCGTGATGCCGGTGACGCCGCAGGTGCGGGCGGCGGCGTACCGGATGCTGTCGGCGCTGCCGTCCGTCCGGTCGCTCGGCGCGGTGCGGGACCCGGCCGGACGGTCCGGCGTCGCCATCGCGTTCGACGAGCGCACCCCGAACGGCGTCCTGGAGCACCGGCTCGTCATCGACGCGAAGACCGGGAACGCCCTCGCCGAAGTCCTGGTGATCCGCAAGCCGGGCGGTGTCAACGCGGTGCTGCCCGCGGGCACGACGCTCAGCGCCACGACCGTCCTGACCTCGGCGTGGACGGACGCGAGCCCCCGCTGA
- a CDS encoding RNA polymerase sigma factor yields the protein MADDPRERRFTAMYDACRQRVWAYATARAGRQVADEIVSETFAVAWRRFDDVPDPALPWLLGVTRNLLLADHRARTRREASTAELRRWAEPEADVADRVAERLAVLRALATLPEDDREILLLVAWQGLAPRDAARVVGASPAAFRVRLHRARKRLARAVEADPPAPAIPILKEKLS from the coding sequence GTGGCGGACGACCCGCGCGAAAGACGCTTCACCGCGATGTACGACGCCTGCCGGCAGCGCGTCTGGGCCTACGCGACGGCCCGCGCCGGACGGCAGGTCGCCGACGAGATCGTGAGCGAGACGTTCGCGGTGGCGTGGCGGCGGTTCGACGACGTCCCGGACCCGGCGCTGCCGTGGCTGCTCGGCGTCACCCGGAACCTGCTGCTCGCCGACCACCGCGCCCGGACGCGCCGCGAGGCGTCGACGGCCGAGCTGCGCCGCTGGGCGGAACCGGAGGCGGACGTGGCCGACCGCGTCGCCGAACGCCTCGCCGTGCTGCGCGCCCTCGCGACCCTGCCCGAGGACGACCGGGAGATCCTCCTGCTCGTCGCCTGGCAGGGCCTCGCCCCGCGCGACGCCGCCCGTGTCGTCGGCGCGTCGCCCGCCGCGTTCCGGGTGCGGCTGCACCGCGCCCGCAAGCGGCTGGCCCGCGCCGTCGAGGCCGATCCGCCGGCGCCCGCCATCCCCATCCTGAAGGAGAAGCTGTCATGA
- a CDS encoding cytochrome P450, translated as MSLTLEDAGRALADPAVYADDRRLHEALTLLRREDPVHRVEAPGYNPFWAVTRHADIMEVERQHGLFVNAPRPLLATAELDEVNRLRQEQGMSLRTLVHIDDPDHRVLRAIGADWFRPRAMRALESRVRELARRYVDRMAELGGECDFVQQIAVKFPLQVILSLLGLPESDFDRMLRLTQELFGGDDDERQRGTSAEEKLQVLFDFFAYFRELTAARRARPTDDLASTIANARVDGEPLNDLDTASYYVIIATAGHDTTSSTIAGGLHALVENPGELARLRADPGLMPLAVDEMIRWTTPVKEFMRTATDDCELRGVPIRKGDALLLSYPSANRDEDVFADPFRFDVGRDPNKHLAFGFGVHYCLGAALARIEVRAFFEELLPRLGSVELAGEPRGIATTFVGGLKRLPVRYTLRG; from the coding sequence TTGAGCCTCACCCTGGAGGACGCGGGCCGCGCGCTCGCCGACCCCGCCGTCTACGCCGACGACCGCCGGCTGCACGAGGCGCTCACGCTGCTGCGCCGCGAGGACCCCGTCCACCGCGTCGAGGCGCCGGGCTACAACCCGTTCTGGGCCGTCACCCGGCACGCGGACATCATGGAGGTGGAGCGGCAGCACGGCCTGTTCGTCAACGCGCCGCGTCCGCTGCTCGCCACCGCCGAACTGGACGAGGTGAACCGCCTCCGCCAGGAGCAGGGCATGTCGCTGCGCACGCTCGTCCACATCGACGACCCCGACCACCGGGTGCTGCGCGCGATCGGCGCCGACTGGTTCCGGCCGCGCGCGATGCGGGCGCTGGAGTCGCGCGTCCGCGAACTGGCCCGCCGCTATGTGGACCGGATGGCCGAACTCGGCGGCGAATGCGATTTCGTCCAGCAGATCGCCGTGAAATTCCCGCTGCAGGTGATCCTGTCGCTGCTCGGCCTGCCGGAATCGGATTTCGACCGGATGCTGCGGCTCACCCAGGAACTGTTCGGCGGGGACGACGACGAACGCCAGCGCGGCACCAGCGCCGAGGAGAAGCTCCAGGTCCTGTTCGACTTCTTCGCCTATTTCCGGGAACTGACGGCCGCGCGGCGCGCCCGGCCCACCGACGACCTGGCGTCCACGATCGCGAACGCGCGGGTGGACGGCGAGCCGCTGAACGACCTGGACACCGCGTCCTACTACGTCATCATCGCGACGGCGGGCCACGACACGACCAGCTCCACCATCGCGGGCGGGCTGCACGCGCTCGTCGAGAACCCCGGCGAGCTGGCGCGGCTGCGCGCCGACCCCGGGCTCATGCCGCTCGCCGTGGACGAGATGATCCGCTGGACGACGCCCGTCAAGGAGTTCATGCGGACGGCCACCGACGATTGCGAACTGCGCGGCGTGCCGATCCGGAAAGGCGACGCGCTGCTGCTGTCGTATCCGTCGGCGAACCGCGACGAGGACGTCTTCGCCGACCCGTTCCGCTTCGACGTCGGACGCGATCCGAACAAGCACCTGGCGTTCGGGTTCGGCGTCCACTACTGCCTCGGCGCGGCGCTCGCGCGCATCGAGGTCCGCGCGTTCTTCGAGGAACTGCTGCCCCGGCTCGGCTCCGTCGAACTGGCCGGGGAGCCGCGCGGGATCGCGACCACGTTCGTCGGCGGGCTGAAACGGCTGCCCGTCCGCTACACGCTGCGAGGGTGA
- a CDS encoding NAD(P)-dependent alcohol dehydrogenase, with protein MGRRIDAAVLRAADAPHRIEPLELADPGPGELIVKIVGAGMCHTDLLGRAPGDLVAKPVVLGHEGSGVVEAVGPGVALTPGTPVVLSFDSCGDCANCRASRPGNCASMAALNMFSAPPDGLPRATDASGAAINNRWFGQSSFASHALTTIRNTVPVPGDVPLELLGPLGCGMQTGAGSVLVSLGVGAGDSIAVFGTGAVGLAAVMAARIAGATTIIGVDTNRARLDLARELGATHVLHGGEEDVPGRIRAITGPEGVQYALDTTAVPEVVAAAVASLRTTGVCGLVGIGTAELRLDPTLLLMGRTLRGIIEGDVVPHLFIPRLVDLWRQGRFPFDRLIETYPLAAIDQAEADTRSGKVVKPVLLPAP; from the coding sequence ATGGGCAGACGGATCGACGCCGCCGTCCTGCGGGCCGCGGACGCGCCGCACCGGATCGAGCCGCTCGAACTGGCCGATCCCGGGCCGGGCGAGCTGATCGTGAAGATCGTCGGCGCCGGGATGTGCCACACCGACCTGCTGGGCCGCGCGCCCGGCGACCTGGTGGCCAAGCCCGTCGTGCTCGGGCACGAGGGGTCGGGCGTGGTCGAGGCGGTGGGGCCGGGCGTCGCGCTGACGCCGGGCACCCCGGTGGTGCTGTCGTTCGACTCGTGCGGCGACTGCGCGAACTGCCGCGCGTCGCGGCCGGGCAACTGCGCGTCGATGGCGGCGCTCAACATGTTCTCCGCGCCGCCGGACGGGCTGCCGCGCGCGACGGACGCCTCCGGCGCCGCGATCAACAACCGCTGGTTCGGTCAATCGTCGTTCGCTTCGCACGCTTTGACGACTATCCGAAACACGGTTCCGGTTCCCGGGGACGTGCCGCTGGAACTGCTGGGGCCCCTCGGCTGCGGAATGCAGACCGGCGCCGGATCGGTGCTCGTCTCCCTGGGCGTCGGCGCGGGCGACTCGATCGCGGTCTTCGGGACGGGCGCCGTCGGCCTCGCCGCCGTGATGGCCGCCCGCATCGCCGGCGCCACGACGATCATCGGCGTGGACACCAACCGGGCGCGGCTGGACCTGGCCCGGGAACTGGGCGCGACTCACGTCCTGCACGGCGGCGAGGAGGACGTCCCCGGCCGCATCCGTGCGATCACCGGCCCGGAGGGCGTGCAGTACGCACTGGACACGACGGCCGTCCCCGAGGTCGTCGCGGCGGCGGTGGCGTCCCTGCGGACGACCGGCGTCTGCGGCCTCGTGGGCATCGGCACCGCCGAACTGCGCCTGGACCCGACCCTGCTCCTGATGGGCCGCACGCTGCGCGGAATCATCGAGGGCGACGTCGTCCCGCACCTCTTCATCCCGCGCCTGGTCGACCTCTGGCGCCAGGGCCGCTTCCCCTTCGATCGCCTGATCGAGACCTACCCGCTCGCCGCGATCGACCAGGCCGAGGCCGACACCCGCTCCGGCAAGGTCGTCAAGCCCGTCCTCCTCCCCGCCCCGTGA
- a CDS encoding DUF4334 domain-containing protein — MTALELIAAGEPDLDAVAAAFDACGAVAPGALRGTWRGGLFSSGGGLAARLDKLNWYGKRFHDDEDVDPLLCRSADGGLYSYDGMGLARLREVTFRGVPSAAMIYDTQPIIDHFRRVTDDVVLGAMDAKGQPRILYFHLTRVE, encoded by the coding sequence GTGACCGCGCTGGAACTCATCGCCGCCGGCGAGCCCGATCTGGACGCGGTCGCCGCCGCGTTCGACGCGTGCGGGGCGGTGGCGCCGGGCGCGCTGCGCGGGACCTGGCGCGGCGGCCTGTTCTCCTCGGGCGGCGGGCTCGCCGCGCGGCTGGACAAGCTCAACTGGTACGGCAAGCGCTTCCACGACGACGAGGACGTCGACCCGCTCCTGTGCCGCAGCGCCGACGGCGGGCTCTACTCCTACGACGGGATGGGCCTGGCGCGGCTCCGCGAGGTGACGTTCCGGGGCGTCCCGTCCGCCGCGATGATCTACGACACGCAGCCGATCATCGACCACTTCCGCCGCGTGACCGACGACGTGGTCCTCGGCGCGATGGACGCCAAGGGCCAGCCCCGCATCCTCTACTTCCACCTGACCCGCGTGGAGTGA
- a CDS encoding nitronate monooxygenase, with the protein MSGWLPERPIVQAPMAGGASTPELVAACAAAGALGFLGAGYQTAARMRADVEAVRALTGRPFGVNVFLPSADDPDPADIAAYRTRLLPDAARLDTEPGVPRARDDDFDAKIEALLAGPPVAVVSFTFGRPAPEVVRAFQDAGTAVVMTVTSPDEARQCPDADALCVQGVEAGAHQGTFTNAEGAGFGVRELVGAVREVTAQPLIAAGGLGTRAHVAEVLALGAVAAQAGTAFLRSPESGASAVHKAALGDPRFTETTLTRAFSGRFARGLTNRFILRHSDAVPAAYPDVHYLTSPLRRAAAARGDADGLNLWAGTSWRTAAPIPAPEIVAALTP; encoded by the coding sequence GTGTCCGGATGGCTCCCCGAACGACCGATCGTGCAGGCTCCGATGGCGGGCGGCGCGTCCACGCCGGAACTCGTCGCGGCGTGCGCGGCGGCGGGCGCGCTCGGCTTTCTCGGCGCGGGGTATCAGACGGCCGCGCGGATGCGGGCGGACGTCGAGGCGGTGCGGGCGCTGACGGGACGTCCGTTCGGCGTGAACGTGTTCCTGCCGTCGGCCGACGACCCCGACCCGGCCGACATCGCCGCGTATCGCACCCGGCTGCTGCCGGACGCGGCGCGGCTCGACACCGAGCCCGGCGTCCCGCGCGCCCGCGACGACGACTTCGACGCCAAGATCGAGGCGCTGCTGGCCGGGCCGCCGGTCGCGGTGGTGAGCTTCACGTTCGGCCGGCCGGCGCCCGAGGTCGTCCGGGCGTTCCAGGACGCGGGCACCGCCGTCGTCATGACCGTCACGTCGCCCGACGAGGCGCGGCAGTGCCCGGACGCGGACGCGCTGTGCGTCCAGGGCGTCGAGGCGGGCGCGCACCAGGGGACGTTCACCAACGCCGAGGGCGCGGGGTTCGGCGTGCGGGAGCTGGTGGGCGCCGTCCGGGAGGTCACCGCGCAGCCGCTCATCGCGGCGGGCGGGCTCGGGACGCGCGCCCACGTCGCGGAGGTGCTGGCGCTCGGCGCTGTCGCGGCGCAGGCGGGGACGGCCTTCCTGCGCAGCCCCGAGTCGGGCGCGAGCGCCGTCCACAAGGCGGCGCTCGGCGATCCGCGCTTCACCGAGACGACGCTGACCCGCGCGTTCAGCGGACGGTTCGCGCGGGGCCTGACGAACCGGTTCATCCTGCGCCATTCGGACGCCGTCCCGGCCGCGTACCCGGACGTCCACTACCTGACGAGCCCGCTGCGCCGCGCCGCCGCCGCGCGCGGCGACGCCGACGGGCTCAACCTGTGGGCGGGCACGTCCTGGCGCACCGCCGCGCCGATCCCGGCCCCGGAGATCGTCGCCGCCCTCACGCCCTGA
- a CDS encoding polysaccharide deacetylase family protein, which produces MRGVRFGAAIGSLVLLAGCAAHVRPPERDGVVPVAPPAPTASPSADPAEVWARWDLKPLPPAPPAPAAPAIALKATGPVPVFSSVPTKDRVVFVTLDDGNEKDPRFLDMLADLRVPVTLFLTDTAIQNDYGYFRKLQASGAVIENHTVTHPQLPLLGVDGQRRELCDDQKVLRREYGRRPVLVRPPYGEWNSVTQQAAAECGLRAIVLWRASMQIHDFQYDDPERKLRPGDILLAHFRGPKELKGETMTEMFAELLRRIRKQGFAVARLEDYVRAP; this is translated from the coding sequence ATGCGGGGCGTGCGGTTCGGTGCGGCGATCGGAAGTCTCGTGCTTCTCGCGGGGTGCGCGGCGCACGTCCGGCCGCCGGAGCGGGACGGGGTCGTCCCGGTCGCGCCGCCCGCGCCCACCGCGTCGCCTTCGGCCGACCCGGCGGAAGTGTGGGCGCGCTGGGACCTCAAGCCGCTGCCGCCCGCGCCGCCCGCCCCGGCGGCGCCCGCGATCGCGCTGAAGGCGACGGGGCCGGTGCCGGTGTTCTCGTCCGTCCCGACGAAGGACCGCGTCGTCTTCGTCACGCTGGACGACGGCAACGAGAAGGACCCGAGGTTCCTCGACATGCTCGCGGACCTCCGGGTCCCGGTGACGCTGTTCCTCACCGACACCGCGATCCAGAACGACTACGGATACTTCAGGAAATTGCAGGCGTCGGGCGCGGTGATCGAGAACCACACCGTCACCCATCCGCAACTCCCGCTGCTCGGTGTGGACGGCCAGCGCCGCGAACTCTGCGACGACCAGAAGGTCCTGCGGCGCGAGTACGGACGGCGGCCCGTCCTGGTCCGCCCGCCCTACGGCGAGTGGAACTCCGTCACGCAGCAGGCCGCCGCCGAGTGCGGGCTCCGCGCGATCGTCCTGTGGCGCGCGTCGATGCAGATCCACGACTTCCAGTACGACGACCCGGAGCGCAAACTGCGCCCCGGCGACATCCTGCTCGCCCACTTCCGCGGCCCGAAGGAGCTCAAGGGCGAGACGATGACCGAGATGTTCGCCGAGCTGCTGCGCCGCATCCGGAAGCAGGGGTTCGCGGTCGCGCGGCTGGAGGACTACGTCCGCGCGCCCTGA
- a CDS encoding YihY/virulence factor BrkB family protein: MAGDGTDRPGLRGWWRVVRRTAVSVLNDGLLDWAAALTYYGVLSLFPGLIVVVSLVDLAGVSGERTLTENVRQFAPGPTRDTALALLSDLHGAGATAGTVASAGTVLALWSASRYVGALIRALNAVHDIGEGRPLWKLAPLRLALTLAIVVLLGASAVAVTFTGWLTAQAGRVLGLSSAFVTGWNIAKWPLLVAVAVVAIATLYRAGPNVREPRWITPGCAVAIGAWIVASVGFAAYAANFGSYNRTYGALAAVVIFLVWMWVSNVAILIGAEFDAELARVRGRVEVPDEAPDKPAETMVQGART; this comes from the coding sequence ATGGCGGGCGACGGGACGGACCGGCCGGGTCTGCGGGGCTGGTGGCGCGTGGTGCGGCGGACGGCCGTCAGCGTCCTCAACGACGGCCTCCTGGACTGGGCGGCGGCGCTGACGTACTACGGCGTGCTGTCGCTGTTCCCCGGGCTGATCGTGGTGGTGTCGCTGGTGGACCTGGCGGGCGTGTCCGGGGAGCGGACGCTCACCGAGAACGTCCGGCAGTTCGCGCCCGGCCCGACGCGCGACACGGCGCTCGCGCTGCTGTCGGACCTGCACGGCGCGGGGGCGACGGCCGGGACGGTCGCGTCCGCCGGAACGGTCCTCGCGCTGTGGTCGGCGTCGCGGTACGTGGGCGCGCTGATCCGGGCGCTGAACGCCGTCCACGACATCGGCGAGGGGCGTCCGCTGTGGAAGCTCGCCCCGCTGCGGCTCGCGCTGACGCTCGCGATCGTCGTGCTGCTCGGCGCGAGCGCGGTCGCGGTGACGTTCACCGGCTGGCTCACCGCGCAGGCGGGCCGGGTGCTCGGCCTCAGCTCGGCGTTCGTGACGGGCTGGAACATCGCGAAGTGGCCGCTGCTCGTCGCGGTCGCGGTGGTGGCGATCGCGACGCTGTACCGGGCGGGGCCGAACGTGCGGGAGCCGCGCTGGATCACGCCGGGCTGCGCGGTCGCGATCGGCGCGTGGATCGTCGCGTCCGTCGGGTTCGCGGCGTACGCGGCGAACTTCGGTTCCTACAACCGCACGTACGGCGCGCTCGCCGCGGTCGTGATCTTCCTGGTGTGGATGTGGGTCTCCAACGTCGCGATCCTCATCGGCGCGGAGTTCGACGCGGAACTGGCGCGGGTGCGCGGACGCGTCGAGGTCCCCGACGAGGCGCCGGACAAGCCCGCCGAGACCATGGTTCAGGGCGCGCGGACGTAG